Proteins from a single region of Streptomyces spinoverrucosus:
- a CDS encoding Tat pathway signal sequence domain protein: MRNIVHRHLGKVVAGAAIAVAGTAVMVGITLPGTAGADDTAGGTAGGRGAQQAAQSAGEGQAAVPPGVVEQAPAQGEKGTGRDPLTEDEMKRVERIALSRQPRGSGEDVDGDRGPQRLGVDLAEPEAGELGDAKAPRRAEVSFYDYRDDTLVTRTVNLDTGKVERTASQQGVQPPLSRDEANEAARLLIADPLGAGLKADYKDATGKELTSPDQLLLNSMVYRAAPGAQPAVLDQCGEHRCVRLFPKVKNGPWIDARSLVVDLSARKVGELAD; encoded by the coding sequence GTGCGCAACATAGTGCACCGCCATCTGGGCAAGGTGGTGGCCGGTGCCGCGATCGCGGTCGCCGGGACGGCCGTGATGGTGGGAATCACCCTGCCGGGCACGGCAGGAGCCGACGACACGGCCGGGGGGACGGCCGGTGGACGCGGGGCCCAGCAGGCGGCTCAGAGCGCGGGAGAGGGCCAGGCAGCCGTTCCGCCGGGTGTCGTGGAGCAGGCCCCCGCCCAGGGCGAGAAGGGCACCGGCCGCGACCCGCTCACCGAGGACGAGATGAAGCGGGTCGAGCGGATCGCCCTCAGCCGGCAGCCGCGCGGCTCCGGCGAGGACGTCGACGGGGACCGTGGGCCGCAGCGGCTCGGCGTCGACCTCGCCGAACCGGAGGCCGGCGAGCTGGGCGACGCGAAGGCGCCCCGGCGCGCCGAGGTGTCGTTCTACGACTACCGGGACGACACCCTCGTCACCAGGACCGTCAACCTCGACACCGGGAAGGTCGAGCGGACCGCCAGTCAGCAGGGCGTCCAGCCGCCGCTCAGCCGCGACGAGGCCAACGAGGCCGCCCGGCTGCTGATCGCCGACCCGCTGGGCGCGGGCCTGAAGGCCGACTACAAGGACGCCACCGGCAAGGAGCTCACCTCGCCGGACCAGCTGCTGCTGAACAGCATGGTGTACCGGGCCGCGCCGGGCGCCCAGCCCGCCGTACTCGACCAGTGCGGTGAGCACCGCTGCGTGCGGCTGTTCCCGAAGGTGAAGAACGGGCCGTGGATCGACGCCCGTTCCCTGGTGGTCGACCTGAGCGCCCGCAAGGTGGGCGAGCTCGCCGACTGA
- the glgX gene encoding glycogen debranching protein GlgX, with translation MQVWPGEAYPLGATYDGAGTNFAVFTEAADRVELCLLHDDGSETAVELRESDAFVRHAYLPGVMPGQRYGFRVHGPYAPERGLRCNSAKLLLDPYARAISGSVSWGEEVYGYPFGSPDKRNDLDSAPHTMTSVVVNPYFDWGDDRPPRTEYHETVIYEAHVKGLTMRHPGLPEELRGTYAALAHPAVIEHLTRLGVTTLELMPVHQFVNDHRLVDMGLNNYWGYNTIGFFAPHNTYASWGDRGQQVLEFKSAVRALHEAGIEVILDVVYNHTAEGNHLGPTLSFRGLDNPSYYRLADDPRYYTDTTGTGNSLLMRSPHVLQLIMDSLRYWVTEMHVDGFRFDLAATLARQFHEVDRLSSFFDLVQQDPVVSQVKLIAEPWDVGEGGYQVGNFPPLWTEWNGKYRDTVRDLWRGEPRTLAEFASRLTGSSDLYQDDGRRPLASINFVTCHDGFTLHDLVSYNHKHNEANGEDNRDGESHNRSWNCGAEGETDDPGVLELRARQMRNFIATLMLSQGVPMISHGDEFARTQHGNNNAYCQDSDLAWVQWPQDGSELLDFTRAMVWLRKDHPVLRRRRFFHGRPVEGTHDELSDIAWFTPEGKEMTQRDWESAQASALTVFLNGNAISEPGPRGERIADDSFLLMFNASPKALDFVLPVNHGRQWQVVVDTARPEGVPPGTGTKVAAGDRLTLVDRSLTVLQRPA, from the coding sequence ATGCAGGTCTGGCCTGGAGAGGCATATCCGCTCGGCGCCACCTACGACGGCGCCGGCACCAACTTCGCGGTCTTCACGGAGGCCGCGGACCGAGTAGAGCTGTGTCTGCTGCACGACGACGGCTCGGAGACGGCGGTGGAACTGCGGGAGAGCGACGCGTTCGTCCGGCACGCGTACCTGCCGGGCGTCATGCCGGGCCAGCGGTACGGCTTCCGCGTGCACGGCCCGTACGCCCCCGAGCGCGGGCTGCGCTGCAACTCGGCGAAGCTGCTGCTCGACCCGTACGCGCGCGCGATCAGCGGTTCGGTCTCGTGGGGCGAGGAGGTGTACGGCTATCCGTTCGGCTCACCGGACAAGCGCAACGACCTGGACTCCGCACCGCACACCATGACGTCCGTCGTGGTGAACCCGTACTTCGACTGGGGCGACGACCGGCCGCCGCGCACCGAGTACCACGAGACGGTGATCTACGAGGCCCATGTGAAGGGCCTGACCATGCGCCACCCGGGGCTGCCGGAGGAACTGCGCGGCACCTACGCGGCGCTCGCCCATCCGGCGGTCATCGAGCACCTCACCCGGCTCGGCGTCACCACCCTGGAGCTCATGCCCGTACACCAGTTCGTCAATGACCACCGTCTGGTGGACATGGGCCTGAACAACTACTGGGGCTACAACACCATCGGCTTCTTCGCCCCGCACAACACGTACGCCTCCTGGGGCGACCGCGGGCAGCAGGTCCTGGAGTTCAAGTCGGCGGTGCGGGCGCTGCACGAGGCCGGGATCGAGGTGATCCTGGACGTCGTCTACAACCACACCGCCGAGGGCAACCATCTGGGCCCGACGCTGTCCTTCAGAGGCCTGGACAACCCGTCGTACTACCGCCTGGCCGACGACCCCCGGTACTACACGGACACGACCGGGACCGGGAACTCCCTGCTCATGCGGTCCCCGCACGTCCTCCAGCTGATCATGGACTCGCTGCGGTACTGGGTCACCGAGATGCACGTCGACGGCTTCCGCTTCGACCTCGCGGCCACGCTGGCCCGGCAGTTCCACGAGGTGGACCGGCTGTCGTCGTTCTTCGACCTGGTGCAGCAGGACCCGGTGGTGTCCCAGGTGAAGCTGATCGCCGAACCCTGGGACGTGGGCGAGGGCGGCTACCAGGTGGGCAACTTCCCACCGCTGTGGACCGAGTGGAACGGCAAGTACCGGGACACGGTGCGGGACCTGTGGCGGGGCGAGCCGCGCACGCTGGCGGAGTTCGCCTCCCGGCTGACCGGCTCCTCCGACCTCTACCAGGACGACGGACGCCGGCCCCTCGCCTCCATCAACTTCGTGACCTGCCACGACGGCTTCACCCTGCACGACCTGGTGTCGTACAACCACAAGCACAACGAGGCCAACGGAGAGGACAACCGCGACGGCGAGAGCCACAACCGGTCCTGGAACTGTGGCGCGGAGGGCGAGACCGACGACCCTGGCGTTCTGGAGCTGCGGGCCCGGCAGATGCGGAACTTCATCGCCACGCTGATGCTGTCCCAGGGCGTGCCGATGATCAGCCACGGCGACGAGTTCGCGCGCACCCAGCACGGCAACAACAACGCCTACTGCCAGGACAGCGACCTGGCCTGGGTCCAGTGGCCGCAGGACGGCAGCGAGCTGCTGGACTTCACGCGCGCGATGGTGTGGCTGCGCAAGGACCACCCCGTGCTGCGCAGGCGGCGCTTCTTCCACGGACGGCCGGTGGAGGGCACGCACGACGAGCTGTCCGACATCGCCTGGTTCACCCCTGAGGGCAAGGAGATGACCCAACGGGACTGGGAGTCGGCGCAGGCGTCGGCGCTGACGGTGTTCCTCAACGGCAACGCGATCTCCGAGCCGGGGCCGCGCGGGGAACGGATCGCCGACGACTCGTTCCTGCTGATGTTCAACGCCTCACCCAAGGCCCTGGACTTCGTCCTGCCGGTCAACCACGGACGGCAGTGGCAGGTCGTCGTCGACACCGCCCGGCCCGAGGGTGTACCGCCGGGCACGGGTACCAAGGTGGCGGCCGGCGACCGGCTGACGCTCGTGGACCGGAGCCTGACGGTGTTGCAGCGGCCCGCCTAG
- a CDS encoding MFS transporter, protein MGSTGWRGTLGTYHEVIGLTGPLLPVVSFLGRLPTATVQFGSVLLVARTSGSLADAGLTGGALAIGQVACGPLVGRLADRHGQRTVVLAFSLTNALAIAALVVGALAGLPAPLLALLGAVAGASVPLIGPLARTRLVALARRSGAPDATVGTALSFESALDEVSFVLGPALVGLAAVLAHPAHALGVAAFLVATCGTGFALHPTARTTAARYGPVATSGERRSNRTPGPAPRRSRSLHPLCAALGLQGAMFGACQAGITALTDRLGQPEQAGLVYAAMGVMSAVAGLSMAAVPARIALRARWRAATAAAFALSLPLLWTDGLAALYAVVIVLGVAYAPHLITVFALTERAVPKQRLAEAMALGTSALVGGQALAVAVTGRLAESYGPTAAFAAASTAAALAAAIAWTARPATYTQRTESTFRARVPGSDTRA, encoded by the coding sequence ATGGGAAGCACGGGGTGGCGCGGCACGCTGGGGACCTACCACGAGGTGATCGGCCTGACCGGGCCGCTGCTGCCGGTCGTGTCCTTCCTCGGGCGGCTGCCGACGGCCACCGTCCAGTTCGGCAGCGTGCTGCTCGTGGCCCGCACCAGCGGGTCGCTCGCCGACGCCGGGCTGACCGGCGGCGCGCTCGCGATCGGGCAGGTGGCCTGTGGGCCGCTGGTGGGCCGGCTCGCCGACCGGCACGGGCAGCGGACGGTCGTGCTCGCCTTCTCCCTCACCAACGCCCTCGCGATCGCCGCGCTCGTCGTCGGCGCGCTCGCCGGGCTGCCGGCGCCGCTGCTCGCCCTCCTGGGGGCGGTGGCGGGCGCCAGTGTGCCGCTGATCGGACCGCTGGCCCGCACCCGCCTGGTGGCCCTCGCTCGCCGCTCGGGCGCGCCGGACGCCACGGTGGGCACGGCCCTGTCCTTCGAGAGCGCCCTGGACGAGGTCTCCTTCGTCCTCGGCCCGGCCCTGGTCGGCCTCGCGGCGGTGCTGGCTCATCCCGCACACGCCCTGGGGGTGGCGGCGTTTCTGGTGGCCACCTGCGGCACCGGCTTCGCGCTGCATCCGACGGCCAGGACGACGGCGGCCCGGTACGGGCCCGTCGCGACGTCAGGGGAACGCCGGTCGAACCGCACCCCGGGGCCCGCTCCCCGTCGCTCCCGTTCCCTGCACCCCCTCTGTGCCGCCCTCGGCCTCCAAGGCGCCATGTTCGGCGCCTGCCAGGCCGGCATCACCGCGCTCACCGATCGCCTGGGGCAGCCGGAGCAGGCCGGACTGGTGTACGCCGCCATGGGAGTGATGAGCGCCGTGGCGGGCCTCTCCATGGCCGCCGTACCGGCCCGTATCGCCCTCCGGGCGCGCTGGCGAGCGGCCACCGCCGCCGCCTTCGCCCTCTCGCTGCCCCTGCTGTGGACGGACGGACTGGCCGCCCTGTACGCCGTCGTCATCGTCCTCGGTGTCGCCTACGCCCCGCACCTGATCACCGTGTTCGCGCTCACCGAACGCGCGGTCCCGAAGCAGCGGCTCGCCGAGGCGATGGCCCTGGGGACGAGCGCCCTGGTCGGCGGTCAGGCCCTGGCCGTCGCCGTCACCGGCCGCCTAGCGGAGTCGTACGGCCCCACCGCGGCGTTCGCGGCGGCGAGCACGGCCGCCGCACTCGCCGCCGCGATCGCGTGGACGGCGCGCCCGGCGACGTACACCCAACGCACCGAGAGCACCTTCCGCGCGCGCGTGCCCGGCAGCGACACCCGCGCCTAG
- the treY gene encoding malto-oligosyltrehalose synthase translates to MTPERPDPTVPTATYRLQLQPEFPFGAAAAAVPYLASLGVSHLHLSPVLEAVPGSLHGYDVVDHARVRAELGGEEGLRALAHTAREHGLGLVLDIVPNHMAMVPRHNRALWEVLREGPKSPYARWFDIDWEAQGGQVLLPVLGHPLGAEMEHLEVDGDVLRYHDHAFPLREGTEQLPLPQLLDAQWYRPVWWRLARTEINYRRFFSISELIGVRVEDPEVFEATHAKILQLLHDGVIDGLRIDHPDGLADPDVYLRRLHEATGGRWTVVEKILSDGERLPASWPVAGTTGYDALRHVDGVFTDPAGAGELLGQYRRFAAPQTDRGGHWESTVRRAAYRVLEHELAAEVDRLTRSASRLCAASPDPALRDRAPWALHTALRELLVRLEVYRPYASGDAATVVTEEAAAEARAAFVVDEEAGAVDVVRGLVLGRHGDAPDHLEFRARFAQTASALRAKSVEDTAFYRYVPLLSATEVGGNPGIPALSPEEFHAYCARVQRDWPLTGTVVSTHDTKRSADVRAALAVLTECPRRWADVLTEVTRTGEGVPDAQLAWAAWQTVFGLGPADPDRVRQALLKHVREAGLYTSWTEQEPPYEEAVTAFVAAGPCGPPGEPVAALRGELEPHVRANVLGTALVHLTMPGVPDLYQGTEAEYRALVDPDNRRPVGFPPAEDAGAKGAVTAAALRLRARRPEVFGDAATYAPLAAEGPAAAHCLAYVRSGEVVAAVTRLSLRLAEAGGWRDTALPLPPGRWADVLAPGREFSGHARVGELFEPLPVVLLERVG, encoded by the coding sequence ATGACACCTGAGCGTCCTGACCCGACGGTGCCCACGGCCACGTACCGGCTGCAGTTGCAGCCCGAGTTCCCGTTCGGGGCCGCGGCGGCGGCCGTGCCGTATCTGGCCTCGCTCGGCGTCTCGCATCTGCACCTGTCCCCCGTCCTGGAGGCCGTGCCGGGCTCACTGCACGGCTACGACGTCGTGGACCACGCGCGCGTGCGTGCGGAACTGGGCGGCGAGGAAGGGCTGCGGGCGCTCGCGCACACCGCGCGGGAGCACGGTCTGGGACTGGTGCTGGACATCGTGCCGAACCACATGGCGATGGTGCCGCGCCACAACCGCGCCCTGTGGGAGGTGCTGCGGGAGGGCCCCAAGTCGCCGTACGCGCGCTGGTTCGACATCGACTGGGAGGCACAGGGCGGCCAGGTGCTGCTGCCGGTGCTCGGGCATCCGCTCGGCGCCGAGATGGAGCACCTGGAGGTCGACGGAGACGTCCTGCGCTACCACGACCACGCGTTCCCGCTGCGCGAGGGCACCGAACAGCTGCCCCTGCCACAGCTGCTGGACGCGCAGTGGTACCGCCCGGTGTGGTGGCGGCTGGCCCGCACCGAGATCAACTACCGGCGTTTCTTCAGCATCTCGGAGCTCATCGGGGTGCGCGTGGAGGACCCCGAGGTGTTCGAGGCGACGCACGCCAAGATCCTGCAGCTGCTGCACGACGGGGTGATCGACGGGCTGCGCATCGACCATCCCGACGGGCTCGCCGACCCCGACGTCTACCTGAGGCGGCTGCACGAGGCGACCGGCGGCCGCTGGACGGTGGTGGAGAAGATCCTGTCCGACGGGGAGCGTCTGCCGGCCTCCTGGCCCGTCGCGGGCACCACGGGCTACGACGCCCTGCGGCACGTCGACGGCGTGTTCACGGACCCCGCGGGCGCCGGTGAACTCCTCGGCCAGTACCGGCGGTTCGCAGCCCCGCAGACGGACCGGGGCGGCCACTGGGAGTCGACGGTACGGCGGGCCGCGTACCGCGTGCTGGAGCACGAGCTGGCCGCCGAGGTGGACCGGCTGACCCGGTCGGCGAGCCGGCTGTGCGCGGCGTCGCCGGACCCCGCGCTGCGCGACCGCGCGCCCTGGGCGCTGCACACGGCGCTGCGGGAGCTGCTGGTGCGGCTGGAGGTGTACCGGCCGTACGCCTCGGGGGACGCGGCGACGGTCGTCACGGAGGAGGCCGCGGCGGAGGCCAGGGCGGCCTTCGTCGTCGACGAGGAGGCCGGTGCGGTCGACGTCGTACGCGGGCTGGTGCTGGGGCGGCACGGGGACGCGCCGGACCATCTGGAGTTCCGGGCGCGGTTCGCGCAGACCGCGTCCGCGCTGCGGGCGAAGTCCGTGGAGGACACGGCGTTCTACCGCTATGTGCCGCTGCTGTCGGCAACCGAGGTGGGCGGGAACCCGGGGATCCCCGCGCTGTCTCCGGAGGAGTTCCACGCGTACTGCGCGCGCGTGCAGCGCGACTGGCCGCTCACCGGGACCGTCGTGTCGACGCACGACACCAAGCGCAGCGCGGACGTGCGCGCGGCGCTGGCCGTGCTCACCGAGTGCCCGCGGCGCTGGGCGGACGTGCTGACCGAGGTGACCCGTACGGGCGAGGGTGTGCCGGACGCGCAGTTGGCGTGGGCGGCCTGGCAGACGGTGTTCGGCCTCGGCCCGGCCGATCCGGACCGGGTGCGGCAGGCGCTGCTGAAGCATGTGCGCGAGGCCGGGCTGTACACCAGCTGGACGGAGCAGGAGCCGCCGTACGAGGAGGCGGTGACGGCGTTCGTGGCGGCGGGCCCGTGCGGTCCCCCGGGAGAGCCGGTGGCCGCCCTGCGCGGCGAGCTGGAGCCGCACGTCCGGGCCAATGTGCTCGGCACGGCGCTGGTCCATCTGACCATGCCGGGGGTGCCGGATCTGTACCAGGGCACGGAGGCCGAGTACCGGGCGCTGGTCGACCCGGACAACCGTCGGCCTGTCGGGTTCCCGCCCGCCGAGGATGCCGGCGCCAAGGGTGCGGTGACCGCGGCGGCGCTGCGGCTGCGGGCGCGGCGGCCCGAGGTGTTCGGGGACGCGGCGACATACGCGCCGCTGGCGGCCGAGGGCCCGGCGGCCGCGCACTGCCTGGCGTACGTGCGCTCCGGCGAGGTCGTCGCCGCCGTCACCCGGCTGTCGCTGCGGCTGGCGGAGGCGGGCGGCTGGCGGGACACGGCCCTGCCGCTGCCGCCGGGGCGCTGGGCCGACGTGCTGGCTCCGGGTCGGGAGTTCAGCGGGCACGCGCGCGTGGGGGAGCTTTTCGAGCCGTTGCCTGTGGTGTTGCTGGAGCGGGTTGGCTGA
- a CDS encoding M14 family zinc carboxypeptidase, translating to MSLLPELRYPTVTEIVASAGALAARHPGLCALRQIGVSRAGRPLHLLSVGRARRAVLVVAGAHANEPTGGSTLLTVAERVVHGRQLRSGISWHFLLCADPDGASLHVTPAPRSLLDYHLGFFRPAGPEQPEWSPAVLPPDRLPPETRALTGVIDELRPYLQVTLHGTDLGGSWVQLTKEIPGLAEPFAKSAAELHIPVETGASDAAGWPATGPGVHVMPAAGASLAYPSLPADDARHSTWYHVHRYGGLTAVVEVPMWASDLVDDPAPHPAPAAAMRRLAGRLQRDTLQVERVLSDASPRLEGVDGPLLRAARWALELVPGLAADWTYTPPAGHTMAYVGSVDAFARRLPLRAAAMLLRVLQETDDRAAPRLERLVATWSEAFADRFRARWVPLENQVEHQARTVVAAALHARDRSA from the coding sequence GTGAGTCTCCTGCCGGAGCTGCGCTACCCCACCGTGACCGAAATCGTCGCGTCCGCCGGGGCGTTGGCCGCTCGGCATCCCGGCTTGTGCGCCCTCCGGCAGATCGGCGTCTCCCGCGCGGGCCGGCCGCTGCATCTGCTGTCCGTGGGTCGCGCCCGGCGCGCGGTCCTGGTCGTCGCGGGGGCCCACGCGAACGAACCGACCGGGGGTTCGACGCTGCTCACGGTCGCCGAACGGGTGGTGCACGGGCGGCAGTTGCGGTCCGGCATATCGTGGCACTTCCTGCTGTGCGCGGACCCGGACGGCGCGAGCCTGCACGTCACGCCGGCGCCGCGCAGCCTGCTCGACTACCACCTCGGGTTCTTCCGGCCCGCCGGCCCGGAGCAGCCGGAGTGGTCGCCGGCCGTGCTGCCGCCGGACCGGCTGCCGCCCGAGACACGGGCCCTGACCGGGGTCATCGACGAGCTGCGGCCCTACCTCCAGGTCACCCTGCACGGCACCGACCTGGGCGGCAGCTGGGTGCAGTTGACGAAGGAGATACCCGGCCTGGCCGAGCCGTTCGCCAAGTCGGCGGCGGAGCTGCACATACCGGTGGAGACGGGGGCGTCGGACGCGGCGGGCTGGCCCGCTACCGGACCCGGGGTGCATGTGATGCCGGCCGCCGGTGCGAGCCTGGCGTACCCGAGCCTGCCCGCGGACGACGCCCGGCACAGCACCTGGTACCACGTGCACCGGTACGGCGGCCTGACGGCGGTCGTGGAGGTGCCGATGTGGGCGAGCGACCTGGTGGACGACCCGGCCCCGCATCCGGCGCCGGCCGCGGCGATGCGGCGCCTGGCGGGCCGTCTGCAGCGGGACACGCTCCAGGTGGAGCGGGTGCTGTCCGACGCCTCACCGCGCCTGGAGGGCGTCGACGGGCCCCTGCTGCGGGCCGCGAGATGGGCGCTGGAGCTGGTGCCGGGGCTGGCCGCCGACTGGACGTACACGCCGCCCGCCGGACACACGATGGCGTACGTCGGGAGTGTCGACGCCTTCGCCCGCCGCCTGCCTCTGCGGGCGGCGGCGATGCTGTTGCGGGTCCTCCAGGAGACCGACGACCGGGCCGCCCCGCGCCTCGAACGGCTCGTCGCGACCTGGAGCGAGGCCTTCGCCGACCGCTTCCGCGCCCGCTGGGTACCCCTGGAGAACCAGGTCGAGCATCAGGCCCGCACCGTCGTCGCGGCGGCCCTCCACGCGCGCGACCGGTCGGCGTGA
- a CDS encoding SSI family serine proteinase inhibitor, with product MTYTLTTKAVRGGLLAAAALLAVGAAPAPATAQESRVSDWLYLSVIRGDARSSDTSGTLLMCDPPQGHRRAAEACTQLDAVHGDISRMPLKHAYCTMVHAPVTVHARGQWRGQPVDYRQTFSNDCEMEARTGAVFALDG from the coding sequence ATGACGTACACCCTCACGACGAAAGCCGTACGGGGCGGTCTGCTGGCGGCGGCCGCCCTCCTCGCCGTCGGCGCCGCACCGGCGCCGGCGACGGCCCAGGAGTCCCGCGTGAGCGACTGGCTCTATCTCTCGGTCATCCGGGGCGACGCCCGGTCCAGCGACACGAGCGGCACCCTGCTGATGTGCGACCCGCCCCAGGGCCACCGGCGGGCCGCCGAGGCCTGCACCCAGCTCGACGCCGTGCACGGCGACATCAGCCGCATGCCGCTGAAGCACGCCTACTGCACGATGGTCCACGCGCCGGTGACCGTCCACGCGCGCGGGCAGTGGCGTGGGCAGCCGGTCGACTACCGGCAGACGTTCTCGAACGACTGCGAGATGGAGGCGCGCACGGGGGCGGTGTTCGCGTTGGACGGCTGA
- a CDS encoding M14 family zinc carboxypeptidase codes for MRTPHTSGEPTAPRRCALPPLLRYPTVDELGARAAALVARHPRSARLRRIGTSRAGTPLWLLSAGRGSRHTLIVAGPHANEPVGGATVLLLAERILADPHLTEGADTTWNLLLCLDPDGLRHNEGWLTGPYSLDRYFRGFFRPGFLEQPEWLPDGAAGAVLPETRALLALQDELKPFFQCSLHGVDVGGGFVELTRDLPGLARSVSQTSARLGIPRELGAYDALYWPALGPAVYRIPPPRRGDLVAAITEAAVESTWYHPHRHGTVTAVVEAPMWGVDAVADDSAPTDPDAALRALSRTLRHDTRLLRGILARVRPHVAAVPDAARLLAPVDDYLLVCPGLADAWDPDLDLTRRPLPPLTTAHLTALRIAGRRLALRTAGLLHQLVTRAGRDPAGVLPELDELVDQWCAEYRDGCGARWIPVPRQAEYQSQVVLAAFELARRHAPGGSRSGESGWGCERVVPMHRE; via the coding sequence GTGCGTACACCACACACATCAGGTGAACCGACGGCACCACGGAGGTGTGCCCTGCCGCCACTCCTCCGCTATCCGACCGTCGACGAGCTGGGCGCGAGAGCGGCCGCCCTCGTCGCCCGCCACCCCCGTTCCGCCCGGCTGCGCCGTATCGGCACCTCGCGCGCGGGTACGCCCCTGTGGCTGCTGTCCGCCGGCCGCGGCAGCCGCCACACCCTGATCGTCGCCGGGCCGCACGCCAACGAGCCCGTCGGCGGCGCCACCGTCCTGCTGCTGGCCGAGCGGATCCTCGCCGACCCCCACCTGACCGAGGGCGCCGACACGACCTGGAACCTGCTGCTGTGCCTCGACCCCGACGGCCTGCGCCACAACGAGGGCTGGCTGACGGGCCCGTACAGCCTCGACCGGTACTTCCGCGGGTTCTTCCGCCCCGGCTTCCTGGAACAGCCCGAGTGGCTGCCCGACGGCGCGGCCGGCGCAGTACTGCCGGAAACGCGCGCCCTGCTCGCCCTCCAGGACGAACTGAAACCTTTCTTCCAGTGCTCCCTGCACGGCGTCGACGTCGGCGGCGGCTTCGTCGAACTCACCCGCGACCTGCCCGGCCTCGCGCGGTCCGTGTCGCAGACGTCGGCCCGCCTCGGCATCCCGCGCGAACTCGGCGCGTACGACGCCCTGTACTGGCCGGCACTCGGGCCCGCCGTCTACCGGATACCGCCCCCGCGCCGGGGCGACCTGGTCGCGGCCATCACCGAGGCGGCCGTCGAGTCGACGTGGTACCACCCGCACCGGCACGGCACGGTGACGGCCGTCGTGGAGGCGCCCATGTGGGGCGTGGACGCCGTGGCGGACGACTCCGCGCCCACCGACCCGGACGCCGCGCTGCGCGCCCTCAGCCGCACCCTGCGCCACGACACGCGGCTGCTGCGGGGCATCCTCGCGCGCGTGCGCCCGCATGTCGCCGCCGTCCCGGACGCGGCCCGCCTGCTGGCGCCGGTCGACGACTACCTGCTCGTCTGTCCCGGGCTCGCCGACGCCTGGGACCCCGACCTCGACCTAACGCGCCGCCCCCTGCCGCCGCTGACCACCGCCCACCTGACAGCCCTGCGCATCGCCGGACGGCGCCTCGCCCTGCGCACGGCGGGGCTGCTGCACCAGCTCGTCACGCGCGCGGGGCGCGATCCGGCCGGTGTGCTGCCGGAGCTGGACGAACTGGTCGACCAGTGGTGCGCCGAGTACCGGGACGGCTGCGGAGCCCGCTGGATCCCCGTCCCGCGCCAGGCCGAGTACCAGTCCCAGGTGGTCCTGGCCGCGTTCGAACTGGCCCGGCGGCACGCACCCGGGGGTTCCCGTTCGGGTGAGTCGGGCTGGGGTTGTGAGCGGGTCGTGCCGATGCATCGGGAATGA
- a CDS encoding DUF1707 and FHA domain-containing protein produces the protein MTSSFEFSTYPARLSDAERDKALKVLHDGVAMGRLSHDTFIRRMELALAARRSDELAALTADLPSEGRFARLVFGTVEAVSGFTERLRRAWRAERLPKLLLPHPAAGRPLRIGRDPASGLRLNHETVSRVHAELTRQGGMWVLRDLGSTNGTTVNGRRVIGATVVREGDQVGFGQMAFRLAAN, from the coding sequence GTGACGTCGTCCTTCGAGTTCTCGACCTACCCCGCGCGGCTGTCCGACGCGGAGCGCGACAAGGCGCTGAAGGTGCTGCATGACGGCGTCGCCATGGGCCGTCTGTCGCACGACACGTTCATCCGGCGCATGGAACTGGCGCTCGCCGCCCGCCGGTCCGACGAGCTCGCCGCCCTCACCGCCGACCTGCCCTCCGAGGGCCGGTTCGCGCGCCTGGTGTTCGGCACGGTCGAGGCGGTGTCGGGCTTCACCGAGCGGCTGCGCAGGGCCTGGCGGGCGGAACGGCTGCCCAAGCTGCTGCTGCCCCACCCGGCGGCCGGTCGCCCCCTGCGCATAGGGCGCGACCCGGCCAGCGGACTCCGGCTGAACCACGAGACGGTCTCCCGGGTGCACGCGGAACTCACTCGCCAGGGTGGCATGTGGGTCCTTCGGGACCTCGGCTCGACGAACGGCACCACCGTGAACGGGCGGCGTGTCATCGGAGCGACCGTGGTCCGCGAGGGCGACCAGGTCGGCTTCGGGCAGATGGCGTTCCGGCTCGCGGCCAACTGA